One genomic window of Indioceanicola profundi includes the following:
- a CDS encoding TRAP transporter small permease subunit → MGALRGFIAVVDGLNEWIGRAAAWLTLGTVLVCFAVVVLRYGFGSGYIWLQDLYVWQHAAVFMLGAGYTFIHGGHVRVDVLYGRAGPRRQAWLDIVGTVVFLLPWLVVLAWMSGPFILSSWHIREASGQTGGLPGAYLMKTLIWVFCGLVGLQGLALIARRVLFLAGDESHAPAAGH, encoded by the coding sequence ATGGGTGCGTTGCGCGGCTTCATCGCCGTGGTGGACGGGCTGAATGAGTGGATCGGGCGCGCTGCCGCCTGGCTGACGCTTGGAACCGTTCTGGTCTGCTTCGCCGTTGTGGTGCTGCGCTACGGATTCGGCAGCGGCTATATCTGGCTTCAGGACCTCTATGTCTGGCAGCACGCGGCCGTGTTCATGCTGGGGGCCGGCTATACCTTCATCCATGGCGGCCATGTGCGCGTGGACGTGCTGTATGGCCGTGCAGGCCCGCGCCGCCAGGCATGGCTGGATATCGTCGGAACGGTGGTTTTCCTGCTGCCCTGGCTGGTGGTGCTGGCCTGGATGAGCGGACCGTTCATCCTGTCGAGCTGGCATATCCGGGAGGCGTCGGGCCAGACCGGCGGGCTGCCGGGCGCCTATCTGATGAAGACCCTGATCTGGGTGTTCTGCGGGCTGGTCGGGCTGCAGGGGCTGGCCCTGATCGCGCGGCGCGTGCTGTTCCTGGCGGGCGATGAAAGCCACGCCCCCGCAGCCGGGCATTAG
- a CDS encoding TRAP transporter large permease, protein MDPALIGEILAILMFLGTIGAVLLGYPVAFTLAGTGLIFALLGQWLDVFDPALLTGLANRYFGTMMNEVLVAVPLFVFMGVMLERSRLAEDLLTTMGELFGNLRGGLGISVVLVGTLLAASTGIVGATVVTMGLLSLPAMVRAGYDPRLAAGVICASGTLGQIIPPSTVLIFMGDMLQGANQQAQLAMGNFAPAPISVGQLFAGALIPGVVLSLMYMGWVVLKAVLDPQSCPALPLDPAARAALPRKVLVSLVPPLLLIVAVLGSILTGIASPTESASVGAVGAMLLAATRRQLTLPILREVMRSTLTISSMVFVILLGASVFSLVFRGLGGEELVHDALTAMPAGKWGALIAVMLLMFVLGFFLDTFEIIFIVVPITAPVLIRLGVDPLWLGVMMGINLQTSFLTPPFGFALFYLRGVAGKLVSTVQIYRGAVPFIGIQLLAVGLVLAVPQTTLWLPNRLFEAPVRTATVPVAVQAPRESAAPSGGAGFEEETSFDNLFGEPEPGTRPPPDWGDRFDNLFED, encoded by the coding sequence ATGGACCCGGCTCTGATCGGTGAAATTCTCGCCATCCTCATGTTCCTCGGCACCATCGGGGCGGTGCTGCTGGGATATCCGGTCGCCTTCACCCTGGCCGGGACGGGATTGATCTTCGCCCTGCTGGGCCAATGGCTGGACGTGTTCGATCCCGCCCTGCTCACAGGCCTCGCCAATCGCTACTTCGGCACCATGATGAATGAGGTGCTGGTGGCGGTGCCGCTCTTCGTCTTCATGGGCGTGATGCTGGAACGGTCCCGGCTGGCGGAGGACCTGCTGACCACGATGGGGGAGCTGTTCGGGAACCTGCGCGGCGGGCTCGGCATCTCCGTGGTGCTGGTGGGCACGCTGCTGGCGGCCAGCACCGGCATCGTTGGGGCCACGGTGGTGACCATGGGGCTGCTGTCGCTGCCGGCCATGGTGCGGGCCGGCTACGACCCCAGGCTGGCAGCGGGCGTGATCTGTGCCTCGGGCACGCTGGGGCAGATCATTCCGCCCTCCACCGTGCTGATCTTCATGGGCGACATGCTCCAGGGCGCTAACCAGCAGGCGCAACTCGCCATGGGAAATTTTGCGCCGGCCCCCATCAGCGTGGGGCAGCTTTTCGCTGGAGCCCTGATACCCGGCGTGGTCCTATCGTTGATGTATATGGGCTGGGTGGTGCTGAAGGCGGTATTGGACCCGCAGAGCTGCCCGGCGCTGCCGCTGGACCCGGCGGCACGGGCGGCGCTGCCGCGCAAGGTGCTGGTCTCGCTGGTTCCGCCGCTTCTGCTGATCGTGGCGGTGCTGGGATCGATCCTGACCGGCATCGCCTCGCCAACCGAATCCGCCAGCGTGGGCGCCGTCGGGGCCATGCTGCTGGCGGCGACGCGGCGGCAGCTCACCCTCCCGATCCTGCGGGAGGTGATGCGCAGCACGCTCACCATCTCCTCCATGGTGTTCGTCATCCTGCTCGGGGCCTCGGTCTTCAGCCTGGTCTTCCGCGGGCTGGGCGGGGAGGAGCTGGTGCACGACGCGCTCACGGCCATGCCGGCCGGCAAGTGGGGCGCGCTGATCGCGGTCATGCTGCTGATGTTCGTGCTGGGCTTCTTCCTGGATACGTTCGAGATCATCTTCATCGTCGTGCCGATCACCGCACCCGTGCTGATCCGGCTGGGGGTGGACCCGCTGTGGCTCGGGGTGATGATGGGCATCAATCTGCAGACCAGCTTCCTGACCCCGCCCTTCGGGTTCGCCCTGTTCTATCTGCGCGGCGTTGCGGGAAAGCTTGTCAGCACGGTCCAGATCTACCGCGGGGCGGTGCCCTTCATCGGCATCCAGCTTCTGGCCGTCGGCTTGGTTCTGGCCGTCCCGCAGACGACCCTCTGGCTGCCGAACCGGCTGTTCGAAGCGCCCGTCCGGACGGCGACGGTTCCGGTCGCTGTGCAGGCCCCGCGGGAATCCGCCGCTCCATCTGGCGGAGCAGGTTTCGAGGAGGAAACCAGCTTCGATAACCTATTCGGGGAGCCCGAGCCGGGAACCCGGCCGCCGCCGGATTGGGGCGACCGGTTCGACAATCTGTTCGAGGATTGA
- the fliP gene encoding flagellar type III secretion system pore protein FliP (The bacterial flagellar biogenesis protein FliP forms a type III secretion system (T3SS)-type pore required for flagellar assembly.): MTMLTRLAHDLPASLRRLLPAALVLLLAGFAVWAGPAAAQSLSIDLGDQTGSTTGRIIQFVALLTVLSLAPSILVMMTCFVRITIVLSFLRSAMGTMQVPPNQVLVSLALFLTFFIMAPVLQQSWQNGIQPLINEDIDEMTAFSRAVEPFHGFMMTHVRERDLELFMNISRTPPVADPKDVPLQVVIPAFMLSELKRSFEIGFLIFVPFLVIDMVVSSVLMAMGMMMLPPTMVALPFKLIFFVLVDGWYLVVGSLVQSFGT, from the coding sequence ATGACCATGCTGACCCGCCTCGCCCACGATCTGCCGGCCTCTCTGCGCCGCCTGCTGCCGGCGGCGCTCGTCCTGCTTCTGGCCGGCTTCGCGGTCTGGGCGGGTCCGGCCGCGGCGCAGAGCCTGTCCATCGATCTCGGCGACCAGACCGGCAGCACCACCGGCCGCATCATCCAGTTCGTGGCGCTGCTGACGGTGCTGTCGCTGGCGCCCAGCATCCTGGTGATGATGACCTGCTTCGTGCGGATCACCATCGTGCTGAGCTTCCTGCGCAGCGCCATGGGCACGATGCAGGTGCCGCCGAACCAGGTTCTGGTCAGCCTTGCCCTGTTCCTGACCTTCTTCATCATGGCGCCGGTCCTGCAGCAGAGCTGGCAGAACGGCATCCAGCCGCTGATCAACGAGGACATCGACGAGATGACCGCGTTCTCCCGCGCTGTGGAGCCGTTCCACGGCTTCATGATGACCCATGTGCGGGAGCGGGACCTGGAGCTGTTCATGAACATCTCGAGGACGCCGCCGGTCGCGGACCCGAAGGATGTCCCGCTTCAGGTCGTCATCCCCGCCTTCATGCTGTCGGAGCTGAAGCGGTCCTTCGAGATCGGCTTCCTGATCTTCGTGCCCTTCCTGGTCATCGACATGGTGGTGTCCAGCGTGCTGATGGCCATGGGCATGATGATGCTTCCGCCCACCATGGTTGCCCTGCCTTTCAAGCTGATCTTCTTCGTGCTCGTGGATGGCTGGTATCTGGTGGTGGGCAGCCTGGTGCAGAGCTTCGGCACATAG
- a CDS encoding flagellar biosynthetic protein FliO: protein MNIADYLRFVMALAFVLGLVGVFALLLRRYGPSAGLAISRAKGVRRLSVVEVLGLDARRRLVLVRRDGVEHLLLLGIDKDLVVESGIPAKAAESFDDALVRAGQETAAPDALKSDASARGPERP, encoded by the coding sequence ATGAACATCGCCGACTATCTGCGGTTCGTGATGGCCCTGGCCTTTGTGCTTGGGCTGGTGGGCGTGTTCGCCCTGCTTCTACGCCGTTATGGTCCCAGCGCGGGGCTGGCGATCAGCCGGGCGAAGGGCGTTCGCCGCCTTTCCGTGGTCGAAGTGCTTGGCCTTGATGCGCGGCGGCGTCTCGTCCTGGTGCGCCGGGACGGGGTGGAGCATCTGCTGCTGCTGGGCATCGACAAGGACCTTGTGGTGGAATCCGGAATCCCTGCCAAGGCGGCGGAGAGCTTCGACGATGCCTTGGTGCGCGCCGGGCAGGAAACCGCTGCCCCCGACGCCTTGAAATCCGACGCCTCGGCGCGGGGACCTGAACGGCCATGA
- a CDS encoding EscU/YscU/HrcU family type III secretion system export apparatus switch protein has product MTAEKPIEEQQGGQGPSARRQVAVALRHDPANGGLPRIVATGRGAMAEQILELAFASGVKVREDADLAEILSVIDVDSEIPVEAIAAVAEILAYLYRANGTAPSANSESA; this is encoded by the coding sequence GTGACCGCCGAAAAACCCATTGAGGAACAGCAGGGCGGCCAGGGGCCGTCCGCGCGGCGGCAGGTCGCCGTGGCGTTGCGCCACGACCCCGCCAATGGCGGCCTTCCTCGCATCGTGGCGACCGGCCGCGGGGCCATGGCGGAACAGATTCTGGAACTGGCCTTCGCCAGCGGAGTGAAGGTGCGCGAGGATGCGGATCTTGCGGAAATCCTGTCCGTGATCGATGTGGACAGCGAGATTCCAGTGGAAGCAATCGCCGCCGTGGCGGAAATCCTTGCCTATCTCTACCGCGCCAATGGCACCGCCCCGTCCGCCAATTCGGAGAGCGCTTGA
- the flgB gene encoding flagellar basal body rod protein FlgB translates to MDLRNLGLFRVMTDKMAWHNQRQEILARNVANADTPEYRPHDIVPFDFKRELRQAKGLPLSGQKPGHLSVSMDGDAYREGKTRTSYETAPAGNAVVLEEQMMLVGRNAADYQTLLNIYRKQVGMLRTAIGRSGTQ, encoded by the coding sequence ATGGACCTGAGAAATCTGGGTCTGTTCCGGGTGATGACGGATAAAATGGCTTGGCATAACCAGCGGCAGGAAATTCTTGCCCGGAACGTGGCCAATGCGGACACGCCGGAGTACCGGCCCCACGACATCGTCCCCTTCGACTTCAAGCGGGAACTCCGACAGGCGAAAGGGCTGCCGCTCTCGGGGCAGAAGCCCGGCCACCTTTCCGTCTCGATGGACGGGGACGCCTACCGGGAGGGCAAGACCCGGACGAGCTATGAGACGGCGCCGGCCGGAAACGCGGTGGTGCTGGAGGAGCAGATGATGCTGGTCGGCCGCAACGCCGCCGATTACCAGACCCTGCTGAACATCTACCGCAAGCAGGTGGGCATGCTGCGCACGGCCATTGGCCGTAGCGGCACCCAGTAA
- the flgC gene encoding flagellar basal body rod protein FlgC, with amino-acid sequence MSTDLMKSLAISASGMKAQGTRLRIISENLANANSTAPSPGDLPYRRKVVLFQNALDRELGLDTVQVKKIDVDRSDFQRRYDPGHPSADADGYVLMPNVSTLVESMDMREAQRSYEANLNVIESTRQMIMRTVDLLRN; translated from the coding sequence ATGTCTACGGACCTGATGAAGAGCCTCGCGATCTCCGCCTCCGGCATGAAGGCGCAGGGTACGCGGTTGCGCATCATTTCGGAAAATCTGGCGAACGCCAACTCGACCGCGCCTTCGCCGGGTGATCTGCCCTACCGCCGCAAGGTGGTCCTGTTCCAGAACGCGCTAGACCGCGAACTCGGCCTCGACACGGTGCAGGTGAAAAAGATCGATGTCGACCGCAGCGATTTCCAACGCCGCTACGATCCCGGACATCCCAGCGCCGATGCCGACGGCTATGTGCTGATGCCCAATGTCAGCACGCTCGTGGAATCCATGGACATGCGCGAGGCGCAGCGGAGCTACGAGGCGAACCTGAACGTGATCGAAAGCACGCGCCAGATGATCATGCGCACCGTCGATCTGCTGCGGAACTGA
- a CDS encoding flagellar hook-basal body complex protein FliE, translated as MAIPFSNAAAAYANAASRAVKPGGGSEAADGPSFGEMLRSATEQAVEVMHTGEQKSLEGAIGKADLTDVVNAVTNAETTMQAVVSVRDRVISAYQEILRMPM; from the coding sequence ATGGCGATACCTTTTTCCAATGCCGCGGCGGCCTATGCGAACGCTGCCTCCCGTGCGGTCAAGCCGGGCGGCGGGTCCGAAGCCGCGGACGGCCCGTCCTTCGGCGAGATGCTGCGGAGCGCTACGGAGCAGGCGGTCGAGGTGATGCATACGGGTGAGCAGAAGTCGCTGGAAGGCGCCATCGGCAAGGCCGACCTGACGGATGTGGTGAATGCCGTCACGAACGCGGAGACAACGATGCAGGCGGTCGTTTCCGTCCGCGACCGCGTCATCAGCGCGTATCAGGAAATCCTTCGCATGCCCATGTGA
- the fliQ gene encoding flagellar biosynthesis protein FliQ codes for MTDAEAIDVAREALYISLIVSGPLLMIALVIGLSVSLFQALTQIQEQTLTFIPKIVALFVSLVFLLPFMLAQLRGLMDGLMDKIIAIGVGG; via the coding sequence ATGACCGACGCCGAAGCAATCGATGTGGCGCGCGAAGCGCTTTACATCTCCCTGATCGTATCCGGGCCGCTGCTGATGATCGCGCTGGTCATCGGCCTGTCCGTGTCGCTGTTCCAGGCACTCACCCAGATTCAAGAACAGACGCTGACCTTCATCCCGAAGATCGTGGCCCTGTTCGTCTCGCTCGTCTTTCTGCTGCCTTTCATGCTGGCGCAGCTCCGCGGGTTGATGGACGGCCTCATGGACAAGATCATCGCCATCGGCGTGGGCGGATAG